A window of the Citrus sinensis cultivar Valencia sweet orange chromosome 9, DVS_A1.0, whole genome shotgun sequence genome harbors these coding sequences:
- the LOC107178637 gene encoding RING-H2 finger protein ATL20, with the protein MHIFKLSFIIVVISSSLSFFTATTTIQNCSSVSCRRDEPWIRFPFRITTRQPESCGYPGFNVSCDSSSSQTILELPSGKFSLQAIDYDAQQIWINDQSNCLPQKILSLNLSGSPFKALYNQQFTFFNCSSSYLQYRLNPIGCLSGANFTIFATSSTRVVNNFIQSSSCRFVARVQVPVDWPFYDQVVSSDLSDNLRLTWDEPQCGDCEKGGGRCGFKNNSSTEIGCLSLHHREIPKAARIAIMVGAGVPTMLCLLGLACIICAKLNSPDTRRRRRSNYNFPEFNPTVAPQPTVIAGLDGPTIESYPKIVLGESRRLPKPDDNTCPICLAEYKPKETLKTIPECTHCFHADCVDEWLRLNATCPVCRNSPARLPPLPAAAAAADDDDDDHA; encoded by the exons ATGCACATTTTCAAGCTCTCCTTCATCATCGTCGTCATCTCTTCGTCCCTCTCATTCTTCACAGCAACCACCACCATACAAAACTGCAGCTCCGTCAGCTGTCGCCGCGACGAGCCCTGGATTCGGTTCCCCTTTCGGATCACAACCCGGCAGCCGGAATCCTGTGGCTATCCAGGCTTCAATGTATCCTGTGACAGTAGTTCAAGCCAAACAATTCTTGAACTCCCGTCAGGAAAATTTTCCCTCCAAGCTATAGACTATGACGCACAACAAATTTGGATCAACGACCAAAGCAACTGCCTCCCGCAAAAGATTCTCTCACTTAACCTCTCAGGCTCtccattcaaagctctttacAATCAACAATTCACATTCTTTAATTGCTCTTCGAGTTACTTGCAGTACCGTTTGAATCCGATTGGTTGCTTGAGTGGTGCAAATTTTACAATCTTTGCTACTTCATCGACTAGAGTTGTCAATAACTTTATACAATCGTCATCGTGTCGCTTTGTCGCGAGGGTTCAGGTTCCTGTTGATTGGCCATTTTATGACCAGGTGGTGTCTTCGGACCTGAGTGATAATCTCAGGCTCACGTGGGATGAACCCCAGTGTGGAGACTGTGAGAAGGGAGGGGGGCGCTGTGGGTTCAAGAACAATTCCAGCACCGAAATTGGTTGCTTATCTTTACATCATAGAG AAATTCCAAAGGCTGCACGGATTGCAATAATGGTGGGAGCAGGAGTGCCAACAATGTTATGCTTACTAGGGCTTGCATGCATCATCTGTGCCAAGCTCAACTCCCCCGACACAAGAAGAAGACGCCGCAGCAACTATAATTTCCCGGAATTCAACCCCACAGTTGCCCCGCAGCCCACAGTCATCGCCGGCCTCGATGGCCCGACAATCGAGTCGTACCCGAAAATAGTCCTCGGAGAGAGCCGGCGACTGCCGAAGCCCGATGACAACACCTGCCCTATTTGCTTGGCGGAGTACAAGCCCAAGGAGACACTCAAGACAATACCGGAGTGCACCCACTGCTTCCATGCAGATTGCGTTGATGAATGGCTTCGCTTGAATGCTACTTGTCCTGTCTGTAGAAATTCTCCTGCCAGATTGCCGCCACTacctgctgctgctgctgctgcggatgatgatgatgatgatcatgcATGA
- the LOC102621444 gene encoding protein phosphatase 2C 51-like: protein MMLVKKDKNGCRREMRQLGVIRTKNNKARRNKRLQIWRLSAKNKETVMSLSLSLTSSSSSSSSSENYDVLEKKARTNTVTCLSHGTMSVIGRRKEMEDAVRVELGCMGGGGGGDGDGDDDDDQKKYDFFGVYDGHGGARVAEACKERMHEVLVEVIAGEEYGEKNIEWERVMEGCFGKMDEEVNRGRLREEMVGSTAVVAVVGKEELVVANCGDSRAVLSRGGVVVPLSVDHKPDRHDELTRVEAAGGRVINWNGPRILGVLATSRSIGDQYLKPFVISKPDVMVTERSDRDEFLILASDGLWDVVSNEAACQVVRRCFSGRIKWASSVDAGNQNPAARAAAVLVELAISRGSSDNISVIVVELNKPTKFNS, encoded by the exons ATGATGCTAGTGAAGAAGGACAAGAACGGCTGCCGGAGAGAAATGCGCCAGCTGGGTGTTATCAGAACAAAGAATAATAAAGCCCGCCGGAATAAAAGGCTGCAAATCTGGCGACTGAGTGctaaaaacaaagaaacgGTGATGTCTTTGTCGTTGTCGCTGACCTCCTCCTCGTCGTCGTCCTCTTCTTCAGAAAACTACGACGTTTTAGAAAAGAAGGCACGCACTAATACTGTCACGTGCTTGTCACACGGGACAATGTCTGTCATCGGAAGGAGGAAGGAGATGGAAGATGCAGTGAGAGTTGAGTTAGGGTGTATGGGGGGTGGGGGTGGTGGTGATGGTGATggcgatgatgatgatgatcagaAGAAGTATGATTTTTTCGGAGTGTATGATGGGCACGGTGGGGCCCGGGTGGCGGAGGCGTGCAAGGAGAGGATGCACGAGGTGTTGGTGGAGGTGATAGCAGGAGAGGAATATGGCGAAAAGaatattgagtgggagagggTGATGGAGGGGTGTTTTGGGAAGATGGATGAGGAAGTGAATAGAGGGAGGTTAAGGGAGGAGATGGTGGGGTCCACGGCGGTGGTGGCGGTGGTCGGAAAGGAGGAGTTGGTGGTGGCCAATTGTGGGGATTCTAGGGCCGTGCTCTCTAGAGGTGGTGTTGTTGTGCCATTGTCCGTTGATCATAAG CCTGACAGACATGATGAACTGACAAGAGTAGAAGCTGCTGGAGGAAGGGTCATAAACTGGAACGGCCCCCGAATCTTAGGAGTTCTTGCCACCTCCAGATCTATAG GCGATCAATACTTGAAACCATTTGTGATATCAAAGCCAGATGTGATGGTGACTGAAAGAAGCGACCGCGATGAATTCCTCATACTTGCTAGCGATGGCTTATGGGATGTTGTATCAAATGAAGCAGCATGCCAAGTCGTGAGGAGATGTTTCAGCGGCCGGATAAAATGGGCATCCTCCGTCGACGCCGGGAACCAAAACCCCGCTGCCAGAGCAGCAGCAGTGCTGGTCGAGCTAGCCATCTCTCGGGGCAGCAGTGACAATATAAGCGTCATAGTAGTTGAGCTAAATAAACCTACCAAGTTTAATTCCTAG
- the LOC102621922 gene encoding spermine synthase isoform X1: MEGGEGKGLGCQKTMDGKESNKNGSAGAIPSCCLKARASAPELDAKCHSTVVSGWFSESQSTSDKTGKTMYFNNPMWPGEAHSLKVKEILFKGKSEYQEVLVFESLAYGKVLVLDGIVQLTEKDECAYQEMIAHLPLCSIPSPKTVLVVGGGDGGVLREISRHDSVELIDICEIDKMVIDVSKKYFPELAVGFEDPRVRLHIGDAVEFLRQVPRGKYDAIIVDSSDPVGPAQELVEKPFFDTIAKALRPGGVLCNMAESMWLHTHLIEDMISICRETFKGSVHYAWASVPTYPSGIIGFLICSTEGPHVDFVNPINPIEKLEGADKHKRELRFYNSEIHSAAFALPAFLKREVSVLGDSPTPSQRICVS; this comes from the exons ATGGAGGGCGGCGAAGGAAAAGGTTTGGGATGCCAGAAGACTATGGATGGGAAGGAGAGTAACAAGAATGGTTCAGCGGGGGCAATCCCTTCTTGTTGCTTGAAAGCAAGGGCTTCAGCCCCAGAGCTTGATGCCAAATGCCACTCCACTGTTGTTTCTGGGTGGTTTTCAGAATCTCAGTCTACCTCTG ATAAAACTGGCAAAACAATGTACTTCAACAATCCAATGTGGCCAG GAGAGGCCCATTCATtgaaagtaaaagaaattttattcaagGGAAAGTCTGAGTACCAAGAGGTCCTGGTTTTTGAG tCATTGGCATATGGGAAAGTGCTTGTTCTTGATGGAATTGTTCAACTAACGGAGAAAGATGAATGTGCTTACCAGGAGATGATAGCTCATCTTCCCCTTTGTTCGATTCCATCTCCGAAAACC GTTCTAGTtgttggtggtggtgatggtgGTGTTCTTAGGGAGATTTCTCGTCACGACTCTGTTGAGCTTATTGATATATGTGAGATTGATAAGATGGTTATAGAT GTTTCTAAAAAGTATTTTCCTGAGCTAGCTGTTGGTTTTGAGGATCCTCGTGTACGACTGCACATTGGTGATG CTGTTGAATTCCTACGGCAAGTGCCCAGAGGGAAATATGATGCAATTATTGTTGATTCATCAGACCCTGTAG GTCCTGCTCAAGAGCTTGTAGAGAAGCCATTTTTTGACACAATTGCTAAAGCATTAAGGCCTGGAGGTGTCCTCTGTAACATGGCAGAAAGTATGTGGCTTCATACTCACCTTATTGAGGACATGATTTCTATTTGTCGTGAAACATTTAAGGGTTCTGTACATTATGCTTGGGCAAGTGTCCCAACATACCCAAG TGGTATCATTGGGTTTCTGATATGCTCAACAGAGGGACCTCATGTTGATTTTGTGAACCCCATTAATCCTATTGAGAAGTTGGAGGGAGCTGACAAGCATAAAAGAGAACTAAGGTTCTATAACTCGGAG ATTCACTCAGCTGCCTTTGCATTGCCTGCATTTTTGAAGAGGGAGGTGAGCGTACTTGGTGATTCTCCAACTCCAAGTCAACGAATATGCGTCTCCTAA
- the LOC102621922 gene encoding spermine synthase isoform X2, with translation MEGGEGKGLGCQKTMDGKESNKNGSAGAIPSCCLKARASAPELDAKCHSTVVSGWFSESQSTSDKTGKTMYFNNPMWPGEAHSLKVKEILFKGKSEYQEVLVFESLAYGKVLVLDGIVQLTEKDECAYQEMIAHLPLCSIPSPKTVSKKYFPELAVGFEDPRVRLHIGDAVEFLRQVPRGKYDAIIVDSSDPVGPAQELVEKPFFDTIAKALRPGGVLCNMAESMWLHTHLIEDMISICRETFKGSVHYAWASVPTYPSGIIGFLICSTEGPHVDFVNPINPIEKLEGADKHKRELRFYNSEIHSAAFALPAFLKREVSVLGDSPTPSQRICVS, from the exons ATGGAGGGCGGCGAAGGAAAAGGTTTGGGATGCCAGAAGACTATGGATGGGAAGGAGAGTAACAAGAATGGTTCAGCGGGGGCAATCCCTTCTTGTTGCTTGAAAGCAAGGGCTTCAGCCCCAGAGCTTGATGCCAAATGCCACTCCACTGTTGTTTCTGGGTGGTTTTCAGAATCTCAGTCTACCTCTG ATAAAACTGGCAAAACAATGTACTTCAACAATCCAATGTGGCCAG GAGAGGCCCATTCATtgaaagtaaaagaaattttattcaagGGAAAGTCTGAGTACCAAGAGGTCCTGGTTTTTGAG tCATTGGCATATGGGAAAGTGCTTGTTCTTGATGGAATTGTTCAACTAACGGAGAAAGATGAATGTGCTTACCAGGAGATGATAGCTCATCTTCCCCTTTGTTCGATTCCATCTCCGAAAACC GTTTCTAAAAAGTATTTTCCTGAGCTAGCTGTTGGTTTTGAGGATCCTCGTGTACGACTGCACATTGGTGATG CTGTTGAATTCCTACGGCAAGTGCCCAGAGGGAAATATGATGCAATTATTGTTGATTCATCAGACCCTGTAG GTCCTGCTCAAGAGCTTGTAGAGAAGCCATTTTTTGACACAATTGCTAAAGCATTAAGGCCTGGAGGTGTCCTCTGTAACATGGCAGAAAGTATGTGGCTTCATACTCACCTTATTGAGGACATGATTTCTATTTGTCGTGAAACATTTAAGGGTTCTGTACATTATGCTTGGGCAAGTGTCCCAACATACCCAAG TGGTATCATTGGGTTTCTGATATGCTCAACAGAGGGACCTCATGTTGATTTTGTGAACCCCATTAATCCTATTGAGAAGTTGGAGGGAGCTGACAAGCATAAAAGAGAACTAAGGTTCTATAACTCGGAG ATTCACTCAGCTGCCTTTGCATTGCCTGCATTTTTGAAGAGGGAGGTGAGCGTACTTGGTGATTCTCCAACTCCAAGTCAACGAATATGCGTCTCCTAA
- the LOC102620871 gene encoding uncharacterized protein LOC102620871: MRRIPRIKFPQRHPKSSASGSVSQTQSASNQNLSARSSSDVPAAPANTAVGGKASLQPKRTPVSNREIEAIMMGFTEEA; encoded by the exons ATGAGGCGAATTCCGCGAATTAAGTTCCCACAGAGACACCCCAAATCATCAGCCTCAg GCTCTGTTTCACAAACCCAATCTgcatcaaatcaaaatctcaGTGCTAGATCAAGCTCAGATGTCCCAGCAGCACCTGCAAACACTGCTGTAGGAGGAAAAGCTTCTCTTCAGCCAAAACGTACACCTGTTTCTAACAGGGAGATAGAGGCTATAATG ATGGGATTCACTGAAGAAGCTTGA
- the LOC102621162 gene encoding pentatricopeptide repeat-containing protein At3g49170, chloroplastic: MMTLSLPAPAKIPPLSSFKPSNPSRQNLPPSSSPPFIAQPTTSEPLSNRLIYHLNEGRVQKAIFTLDLMTQKGNHPDLDTYSLLLKSCIRSRNFHLGKLVHSLLTRSKLEPNSVILNSLISLYSKCGDLNEANKIFKSMGNKRDIVSWSSMISSYVNRGKQVDAIHMFVEMLELGFCPNEYCFSAVIRACSNTENVAIGHIIYGFLLKCGYFDSDVCVGCALIDMFVKGSVDLESAYKVFDKMTEKNTVGWTLMITRCTQLGCPRDAIRLFLDMILSGFLPDRFTLSGVVSACSELELFTSGKQLHSWAIRTGLALDVCVGCSLVDMYAKCTVDGSVDDSRKVFDRMLDHNVMSWTAIITGYVQSGGRDKEAVKLFSDMIQGQVAPNHFTFASVLKACGNLLDSSVAEQVYTHAVKRGRALDDCVGNSLISMYARSGRMEDARKAFESLFEKNLVSYNTMVDAYAKNLNSEKAFELLHEIEDTGVGTSAYTFASLLSGASSIGAIGKGEQIHARIIKSGFESNHCIYNALISMYSRCANVEAAFQVFKEMEDRNVISWTSMITGFAKHGFAARALEIFYKMLADGIKPNGITYIAVLSACSHAGLISEGWKHFRSMYDEHGIVQRMEHYACMVDLLGRSGSLTEALEFIRSMPLSADVLVWRTFLGACRVHGDTELGKHAAEMILEQDPQDPAAHILLSNLYASAGHWEYVANIRKRMKERNLIKEAGCSWIEADNKVHKFHVGETSHPKTLEIYAELDQLALKIKEFGYLPDTNFVLHELEEEQKVQYLFQHSEKIAVAFGLISTSKSKPIRVFKNLRVCGDCHTAIKYISMVTGREIVLRDSNRFHHIKDGKCSCNDYW, translated from the coding sequence ATGATGACGCTCTCTCTTCCCGCTCCCGCCAAAATCCCTCCACTTTCTTCTTTCAAACCCTCAAACCCTTCCCGCCAAAACCTTCCTCCGTCGTCATCACCACCGTTCATCGCCCAACCCACCACTTCAGAACCTCTCAGCAACCGCCTGATCTACCACCTCAATGAAGGCCGTGTCCAGAAGGCAATCTTCACCCTCGATCTCATGACACAAAAAGGCAACCACCCGGATCTCGACACGTATTCCCTTCTCCTCAAATCCTGCATCCGGTCACGCAACTTTCACCTCGGCAAACTTGTTCACTCCCTCTTGACTCGGTCGAAACTCGAGCCGAACTCAGTTATCTTGAACTCTTTAATTAGCTTGTATTCGAAATGCGGTGACTTGAATGAAGCCAATAAGATATTTAAATCAATGGGGAATAAACGAGACATAGTTTCTTGGAGTTCAATGATTTCTTCTTATGTAAATCGTGGTAAACAAGTTGACGCAATTCATATGTTTGTTGAAATGCTTGAATTGGGGTTTTGCCCAAATGAGTATTGCTTTTCGGCTGTCATCAGGGCTTGTTCGAACACAGAGAATGTTGCAATAGGGCACATAATTTATGGATTTCTGCTAAAATGTGGTTATTTCGATAGCGATGTGTGTGTTGGGTGTGCGTTGATTGATATGTTTGTGAAGGGCAGTGTTGATTTGGAGTCAGCATATAaggtgtttgataaaatgacCGAGAAAAATACTGTTGGATGGACTTTGATGATAACGAGATGTACACAATTGGGTTGTCCAAGAGATGCTATCAGGTTGTTTTTGGATATGATATTAAGTGGGTTTCTACCAGATAGGTTTACACTGAGTGGGGTTGTTTCAGCTTGTTCTGAGTTAGAGTTGTTTACTTCAGGGAAGCAGTTACATTCGTGGGCTATAAGGACGGGATTGGCTTTGGATGTTTGTGTTGGTTGTAGTTTGGTGGATATGTATGCAAAGTGTACAGTGGATGGTTCTGTGGATGATTCCAGGAAGGTGTTTGATAGGATGCTGGATCATAATGTTATGTCTTGGACTGCAATTATTACAGGGTATGTCCAAAGTGGAGGGCGTGATAAGGAGGCTGTGAAACTGTTTTCTGACATGATACAGGGTCAAGTGGCGCCAAATCATTTCACATTTGCTAGTGTACTAAAAGCATGTGGAAATCTTTTGGATTCAAGCGTAGCAGAGCAGGTTTACACCCATGCCGTGAAAAGGGGCCGTGCTTTGGACGATTGTGTGGGAAATTCTCTTATCAGCATGTATGCTAGGTCTGGGAGGATGGAAGATGCTCGGAAGGCTTTTGAATCTTTAtttgagaagaacttggtTTCTTACAATACGATGGTTGATGCGTATGCCAAGAATTTGAATTCTGAAAAGGCCTTTGAACTTCTTCATGAAATTGAAGATACAGGGGTTGGGACTAGTGCTTACACCTTTGCTAGTCTCTTGAGTGGAGCTTCAAGTATTGGTGCAATTGGTAAGGGTGAGCAAATCCATGCCCGGATAATAAAATCAGGGTTTGAATCAAATCACTGCATTTATAATGCTTTGATATCCATGTATTCTAGGTGCGCAAACGTAGAAGCTGCTTTCCAAGTTTTTAAGGAGATGGAAGATAGGAATGTTATATCTTGGACTTCAATGATTACTGGTTTTGCAAAACATGGATTTGCAGCAAGAGCTTtggaaatattttataaaatgcttGCAGATGGTATAAAACCAAATGGTATCACCTATATTGCTGTTTTGTCAGCTTGTAGCCATGCAGGTTTAATTTCTGAGGGATGGAAACACTTTAGGTCAATGTATGATGAGCATGGGATTGTTCAAAGAATGGAGCATTATGCATGCATGGTTGATTTATTGGGTCGATCAGGGTCCCTCACAGAAGCCCTTGAGTTTATCAGATCAATGCCTCTCAGTGCTGATGTTCTGGTATGGCGTACTTTTCTTGGAGCTTGCCGAGTCCATGGGGATACAGAGCTGGGAAAACATGCTGCAGAAATGATACTTGAGCAGGATCCCCAAGATCCAGCAGCACATATCTTACTATCAAACTTGTATGCTTCTGCAGGCCACTGGGAATATGTGGCAAATATCAGAAAGAGAATGAAAGAGAGAAATTTGATTAAAGAAGCGGGCTGTAGCTGGATAGAGGCGGACAATAAGGTACACAAGTTCCATGTGGGAGAAACGTCACACCCAAAAACCCTGGAAATTTATGCTGAACTCGACCAATTGGCTTTAAAGATAAAGGAATTTGGCTACCTCCCTGATACCAACTTTGTTCTTCACGAATTAGAGGAGGAACAAAAGGTGCAATATCTGTTCCAACACAGTGAGAAAATCGCTGTTGCATTTGGTCTTATTAgcacatcaaaatcaaaacccatcCGGGTGTTCAAGAATCTCCGTGTTTGTGGAGATTGTCACACGGCTATCAAATACATCTCTATGGTTACAGGGCGTGAAATTGTCTTGAGAGATTCAAACCGATTTCACCATATCAAGGATGGAAAATGCTCTTGCAATGACTACTGGTGA